One window of the Silurus meridionalis isolate SWU-2019-XX chromosome 24, ASM1480568v1, whole genome shotgun sequence genome contains the following:
- the spryd7a gene encoding SPRY domain-containing protein 7a, producing MAGLFSCCFDCCERGSSGHVALKEMPTVQLDTNHMGTDVVIVKSGRRICGTGACLATAPLHQNKSYFEFKIQSTGVWGVGVATKKANLNQVPMGRDAHSLVLRQDGTVYHNNEEKNRLPANSLPQEGDVVGVSYDHVEMNLYLNGKNMNCPASGIRGTVFPVVYVDDSAILDCQFSDFYHSPPQGYQKILFEQQIF from the exons ATGGCGGGTTTGTTTTCGTGCTGTTTCGACTGCTGCGAGCGTGGAAGCTCCGGCCACGTCGCGCTGAAAGAGATGCCCACGGTGCAGCTGGACACTAATCACATGG gtactgatgtcgtTATAGTAAAAAGTGGAAGAAGAATATGTGGCACAGGGGCCTGCCTTGCCACCGCTCCTCTTCATCAAAACAAGAGCTACTTTGAGTTCAAGATTCAGTCTACAG GTGTTTGGGGTGTAGGCGTGGCTACAAAGAAAGCTAATCTTAACCAGGTCCCAATGGGCAGAGACGCACATAGCCTGGTGCTTCGACAAGATGGTACTGTGTACCATAATAATGAGGAGAAGAACCGTTTGCCGGCTAACAGCCTGCCACAGGAAGGAGATGTAGTG GGCGTTTCGTACGACCACGTAGAGATGAATTTATACCTGAACGGGAAGAACATGAACTGTCCAGCATCAGGCATTCGAGGAACAGTGTTCCCAGTAGTATATG TGGATGACAGTGCAATTTTGGATTGCCAGTTCAGTGATTTCTACCATTCCCCTCCTCAAGGCTACCAAAAGATTCTCTTTGAGCAGCAGATCTTCTGA
- the LOC124378165 gene encoding putative potassium channel regulatory protein isoform X1, with translation MKGQDLITFNVGGQIFTTKVSTIRRHPKSRFARMLDDADPEFKVVNSQVFIDRDWGLFRLILEYVRTGRITLSGEFETEELLREAEFYNISALADFLRSNNCHAKNEILELRFVIQEPQSFFKVFSSKSTTLDVLASRISVFIEQPTDLTKNVMECLPVDRPSHHDLVFQCGAADCSDGKQLSARYVTIKPDERKLLNAANVLGLMVDTIVSEGFRLISTRTVSPEEKIECYTFERRGTRNIFITDPYKVDEAPVSKQTEKSTKKVKSQK, from the exons ATGAAAGGCCAGGATTTGATCACTTTTAACGTTGGAGGACAAATTTTCACCACCAAGGTATCGACCATCAGAAGACACCCAAAGTCAAGATTTGCTCGTATGCTAGATGACGCCGATCCTGAGTTTAAAGTTGTAAACAGCCAAGTGTTTATTGACAGAGACTGGGGATTGTTTCGGCTCATACTGGAGTATGTGAGAACCGGACGAATCACTTTATCAGGTGAATTTGAGACCGAGGAACTGCTGCGTGAGGCTGAATTCTACAACATCAGCGCTCTGGCCGATTTTCTGCGCAGCAACAACTGCCATGCGAAGAACGAAATCCTTGAGCTTCGCTTTGTCATTCAAGAACCTCAAAGTTTCTTTAAGGTGTTTAGTTCCAAGAGCACAACACTTGATGTGCTAGCCTCAAGAATATCAGTGTTCATCGAGCAACCCACAGATCTCACTAAGAATGTGATGGAGTGTCTTCCAGTGGATCGACCATCCCACCATGACCTGGTTTTTCAGTGTGGTGCTGCTGACTGCTCAGATGGAAAACAGTTGTCTGCAAG ATATGTCACCATTAAACCAGACGAACGAAAACTCCTCAATGCCGCAAACGTTCTTGGGCTGATGGTGGACACGATTGTAAGCGAGGGCTTTCGCCTAATCAGCACCCGCACAGTTTCTCCAGAGGAGAAAATTGAGTGTTACACATTTGAGAGAAGGGGGACTCGAAATATTTTTATCACCGACCCCTATAAAGTGGATGAAGCACCTGTATcaaaacaaacagagaaaagtacaaaaaaggtcaaatctcaaaaatga
- the LOC124378165 gene encoding putative potassium channel regulatory protein isoform X2 encodes MMTLEKRPSNWRAPFLSNRSALRFTPRGHRASNCDQRDWGLFRLILEYVRTGRITLSGEFETEELLREAEFYNISALADFLRSNNCHAKNEILELRFVIQEPQSFFKVFSSKSTTLDVLASRISVFIEQPTDLTKNVMECLPVDRPSHHDLVFQCGAADCSDGKQLSARYVTIKPDERKLLNAANVLGLMVDTIVSEGFRLISTRTVSPEEKIECYTFERRGTRNIFITDPYKVDEAPVSKQTEKSTKKVKSQK; translated from the exons ATGATGACGCTCGAGAAGCGCCCTAGTAACTGGCGCGCGCCGTTTCTGTCCAATAGAAGCGCGCTGCGCTTCACCCCGCGCGGACACCGAGCCTCAAACTGCGaccagag AGACTGGGGATTGTTTCGGCTCATACTGGAGTATGTGAGAACCGGACGAATCACTTTATCAGGTGAATTTGAGACCGAGGAACTGCTGCGTGAGGCTGAATTCTACAACATCAGCGCTCTGGCCGATTTTCTGCGCAGCAACAACTGCCATGCGAAGAACGAAATCCTTGAGCTTCGCTTTGTCATTCAAGAACCTCAAAGTTTCTTTAAGGTGTTTAGTTCCAAGAGCACAACACTTGATGTGCTAGCCTCAAGAATATCAGTGTTCATCGAGCAACCCACAGATCTCACTAAGAATGTGATGGAGTGTCTTCCAGTGGATCGACCATCCCACCATGACCTGGTTTTTCAGTGTGGTGCTGCTGACTGCTCAGATGGAAAACAGTTGTCTGCAAG ATATGTCACCATTAAACCAGACGAACGAAAACTCCTCAATGCCGCAAACGTTCTTGGGCTGATGGTGGACACGATTGTAAGCGAGGGCTTTCGCCTAATCAGCACCCGCACAGTTTCTCCAGAGGAGAAAATTGAGTGTTACACATTTGAGAGAAGGGGGACTCGAAATATTTTTATCACCGACCCCTATAAAGTGGATGAAGCACCTGTATcaaaacaaacagagaaaagtacaaaaaaggtcaaatctcaaaaatga
- the LOC124378165 gene encoding putative potassium channel regulatory protein isoform X3, giving the protein MARDWGLFRLILEYVRTGRITLSGEFETEELLREAEFYNISALADFLRSNNCHAKNEILELRFVIQEPQSFFKVFSSKSTTLDVLASRISVFIEQPTDLTKNVMECLPVDRPSHHDLVFQCGAADCSDGKQLSARYVTIKPDERKLLNAANVLGLMVDTIVSEGFRLISTRTVSPEEKIECYTFERRGTRNIFITDPYKVDEAPVSKQTEKSTKKVKSQK; this is encoded by the exons ATGGCAAG AGACTGGGGATTGTTTCGGCTCATACTGGAGTATGTGAGAACCGGACGAATCACTTTATCAGGTGAATTTGAGACCGAGGAACTGCTGCGTGAGGCTGAATTCTACAACATCAGCGCTCTGGCCGATTTTCTGCGCAGCAACAACTGCCATGCGAAGAACGAAATCCTTGAGCTTCGCTTTGTCATTCAAGAACCTCAAAGTTTCTTTAAGGTGTTTAGTTCCAAGAGCACAACACTTGATGTGCTAGCCTCAAGAATATCAGTGTTCATCGAGCAACCCACAGATCTCACTAAGAATGTGATGGAGTGTCTTCCAGTGGATCGACCATCCCACCATGACCTGGTTTTTCAGTGTGGTGCTGCTGACTGCTCAGATGGAAAACAGTTGTCTGCAAG ATATGTCACCATTAAACCAGACGAACGAAAACTCCTCAATGCCGCAAACGTTCTTGGGCTGATGGTGGACACGATTGTAAGCGAGGGCTTTCGCCTAATCAGCACCCGCACAGTTTCTCCAGAGGAGAAAATTGAGTGTTACACATTTGAGAGAAGGGGGACTCGAAATATTTTTATCACCGACCCCTATAAAGTGGATGAAGCACCTGTATcaaaacaaacagagaaaagtacaaaaaaggtcaaatctcaaaaatga